In Actinomyces weissii, a genomic segment contains:
- a CDS encoding M23 family metallopeptidase, which translates to MSDKPMTRRQRREAERAAAQAALRQEAEAEALAAAARRRSEMRSRQGDLVAPGLERADDATLDATSEDTTADATTANRSTAAIARAGAAAAAKELEQEAAAAAAQEAAARAEAENGGVGRFVVPPNATSPAGRRKPARADRSGANSRPGGPAGASSGSADGRIVGDTTADGPDTGGAGAGGTSVGGAGAGKGTRPGGRGTGTAQENHSSVAQAGSARGEAGASARTGSAQAGSVSRRSRSKARTGSDSQPAFGSSQTTVTVPGPSATPVGGAQAAASAVEAQADPRLAAQEAGQPAGRRRGRAQSVARRLVRKPNTVSAQTASRFVTHIPAAAEDQDATTTVIHSHELTAGPAARAAAAKVGPRPTWATSEPDAAVAAEAGAAPEPDGPGQVDGEDADSLPRSYRPRLGAGGAWARGGLAGAGKPRPTGIGTLGRASVLAVLGVLTIVIPLTGRVPDITSFAAPRTGHAFSAQASQQATGSSLAAPILGSDADVDTSSNAALNNVPDAATLARIKEAYANSSQSCAVKMGASGEAAAFVQPPDVYMPMIAGSYVVSSPFGYRVHPTLGYMRLHAGQDWAASVGTPIYSVADGKVTTARMVAGMGTITIQHNVDGKVWYSRYLHMYQDGIYVSEGQEVKAGDLIAGVGSSGQSTGAHLHFEIRTADDWEDGSAIEPGQWLRDRGAVELSSDCK; encoded by the coding sequence GTGTCAGACAAGCCCATGACCCGGCGCCAGCGCCGTGAAGCTGAGAGAGCCGCCGCCCAGGCTGCGCTCCGCCAGGAGGCGGAGGCAGAGGCGCTGGCCGCAGCCGCACGACGCCGCTCCGAGATGCGCTCACGGCAGGGGGACCTCGTAGCACCCGGTCTTGAGCGTGCCGATGACGCTACCCTGGACGCCACCTCTGAGGACACGACGGCGGACGCCACCACCGCCAACCGCAGCACTGCCGCCATCGCCCGGGCAGGCGCTGCCGCCGCCGCCAAGGAGCTTGAGCAGGAGGCCGCCGCAGCCGCGGCGCAGGAGGCTGCTGCCCGGGCGGAGGCTGAGAACGGTGGGGTGGGTCGCTTTGTGGTCCCGCCCAACGCCACGAGCCCGGCTGGGAGGCGCAAGCCCGCCAGGGCCGACCGGAGTGGTGCCAACTCGCGCCCGGGCGGTCCTGCTGGTGCCAGCAGTGGCTCAGCTGACGGTCGCATTGTCGGCGACACCACCGCTGACGGTCCCGACACAGGTGGCGCCGGAGCAGGTGGAACGAGTGTGGGCGGTGCCGGTGCGGGCAAAGGAACACGTCCTGGTGGTCGCGGCACCGGGACTGCCCAGGAGAACCACAGCAGCGTGGCCCAGGCTGGCAGCGCCCGGGGAGAGGCCGGAGCCTCAGCCCGGACCGGCTCCGCCCAGGCTGGCTCTGTATCCAGGCGGAGCCGCTCCAAGGCCCGGACGGGATCCGACTCACAACCGGCTTTCGGTAGCAGCCAGACGACTGTTACCGTCCCCGGTCCGTCGGCCACCCCGGTCGGAGGGGCACAGGCTGCTGCCTCGGCTGTAGAGGCGCAGGCTGATCCCCGGTTGGCGGCGCAGGAGGCCGGCCAACCCGCGGGGAGGCGACGTGGTCGGGCCCAGTCCGTGGCCCGCCGTCTGGTGCGCAAGCCGAACACCGTCTCCGCGCAGACCGCTTCCCGCTTCGTCACCCACATCCCCGCGGCAGCCGAGGACCAGGACGCCACCACCACCGTCATCCACTCCCACGAGCTGACCGCCGGGCCCGCGGCCCGTGCTGCCGCCGCCAAGGTCGGCCCCCGTCCCACCTGGGCGACGTCGGAGCCGGATGCCGCCGTGGCGGCTGAAGCCGGTGCCGCCCCGGAGCCGGACGGCCCCGGCCAGGTCGACGGGGAGGACGCCGACTCGCTGCCCCGCAGCTATCGGCCCCGCCTGGGGGCTGGCGGTGCCTGGGCCCGGGGGGGACTGGCTGGTGCAGGCAAGCCCCGCCCCACCGGGATCGGCACCTTGGGGCGGGCCTCGGTGCTGGCTGTGCTGGGGGTCCTCACCATCGTCATCCCCTTGACGGGCCGGGTCCCTGACATCACCAGCTTTGCCGCGCCCCGTACCGGACATGCCTTCTCCGCCCAGGCCTCCCAGCAGGCCACCGGCTCGTCCCTGGCGGCCCCGATCCTGGGCTCCGACGCCGACGTGGACACCTCCTCCAACGCGGCCCTGAACAACGTCCCTGACGCCGCCACCCTGGCGCGGATCAAGGAGGCCTACGCCAACTCCTCACAGAGCTGTGCCGTCAAGATGGGCGCCTCCGGGGAGGCGGCCGCCTTCGTGCAGCCGCCGGACGTGTACATGCCCATGATTGCTGGCAGCTACGTGGTCTCCTCGCCCTTCGGCTACCGCGTCCACCCGACCCTGGGTTACATGCGCCTGCACGCCGGGCAGGACTGGGCGGCCTCCGTGGGTACCCCCATCTACTCGGTGGCTGACGGCAAGGTCACCACCGCGCGCATGGTCGCGGGCATGGGAACCATCACGATCCAGCACAACGTCGACGGCAAGGTCTGGTACTCCCGCTACCTGCACATGTACCAGGACGGGATCTACGTGTCCGAGGGGCAGGAGGTCAAGGCCGGTGACCTGATCGCTGGTGTGGGCTCCTCCGGGCAGTCCACCGGCGCCCACCTGCACTTTGAGATCCGCACCGCCGACGACTGGGAGGACGGCTCTGCCATCGAGCCCGGTCAGTGGCTGCGGGACCGGGGTGCCGTAGAGTTGTCCTCCGACTGCAAGTGA
- a CDS encoding glycerophosphodiester phosphodiesterase: MLRRGRPQGRERKVPEVVAHRGGGKEAPENTWTAVEHTVGLGLQWLETDLHVTSDGVVVLWHDPSLQRVSDQARPIGQQTWKELSQQDAGDGRPPVRLDDVLYAFPQLHLNMDLKVPEVVQPALQVVRATEALERVRFASFSARRLAVLRRQEPRATTSVGVSDVAGLLLRAESGLPLPRTRWSWTQDRSRVDCVQVPTVHLGVPVVTSRFVSTAHQLGLEVHVWTVDDPAEMERLARMNVDALITDVPSLALARMRQLAAV; the protein is encoded by the coding sequence ATGCTGCGACGTGGACGCCCGCAAGGGCGGGAGCGGAAGGTACCCGAGGTCGTCGCCCACCGTGGTGGCGGCAAGGAGGCTCCTGAGAACACCTGGACCGCTGTGGAGCACACGGTAGGGCTGGGGCTGCAGTGGCTGGAGACCGACCTGCACGTGACCAGCGACGGCGTCGTGGTCCTGTGGCACGACCCGAGCCTTCAGCGGGTCAGTGACCAGGCGCGGCCTATAGGGCAGCAGACCTGGAAAGAGCTGTCCCAGCAGGACGCGGGGGACGGCCGCCCGCCTGTGCGTCTCGACGACGTGCTGTACGCCTTCCCGCAGCTGCACCTGAACATGGACCTGAAGGTCCCCGAGGTGGTGCAGCCGGCCCTCCAGGTGGTGCGGGCCACGGAGGCCCTGGAACGGGTGCGCTTTGCCTCCTTCTCGGCCCGGCGCCTGGCGGTGCTGCGGCGCCAGGAGCCGCGGGCCACGACCTCGGTTGGGGTCAGCGACGTGGCGGGCCTGCTGCTGCGGGCCGAGTCCGGGCTGCCGCTGCCCCGTACCCGCTGGAGCTGGACCCAGGACCGGTCCAGGGTGGACTGCGTGCAGGTGCCTACCGTGCACCTGGGGGTCCCGGTGGTTACCAGCCGTTTCGTGTCCACCGCGCACCAGCTGGGCCTGGAGGTCCACGTCTGGACGGTGGACGACCCCGCCGAGATGGAGCGCCTGGCCCGGATGAACGTGGACGCGCTCATAACCGACGTACCGTCATTGGCGCTGGCGCGCATGAGGCAGCTGGCGGCGGTCTGA
- the lysA gene encoding diaminopimelate decarboxylase, translating into MTNPAVAAGEAPLGSLVAPEPTERPDLWPTTVRRGPDGALTLGGRTLTQVLEQAPTPVFVLDEADLRGRAAAWAAAMEEEFWPRYGMGGGSAFYAGKAFLTTRVARTVLEEGMGIDTASRCELAVGLAALQDVDGVPVSAQKTAAAQGALQEVDGVPPALQDAPTQATRLGLHGNGKTEAELRVALQHRVGHLVLDSAAEVDLAACAVRSLRQAGVYGPQEQGKVMVRLTTGVHAGGHEHISTGHEDQKFGVSVASGEAREVCERIIAAPELELHGLHSHIGSQILALDGFRQAAQVVLRLRHELAAATGWLCPEVDLGGGPGIAYTGADPVAPSAAEVARALAEVVRSTCAELGDGVPHVSVEPGRSVVGPTTVMLYTVTGLKTVQLGEGASRVYVSVDGGMSDNLRPALYDAEYTALLANRRPDPAVGLVRARVVGKHCESGDVVVRDVDLPVDLAVGDVLAVPAVGAYGRSMANNYNLFTRPGVAWVADGQQGWVLRPETLEDLLRLEGD; encoded by the coding sequence ATGACCAACCCCGCCGTCGCCGCCGGAGAAGCGCCCCTGGGCAGCCTGGTTGCCCCCGAGCCCACGGAGCGCCCGGACCTGTGGCCCACCACGGTCCGCCGTGGACCGGACGGCGCCCTGACCCTGGGTGGACGCACGCTCACCCAGGTGCTGGAGCAGGCCCCCACCCCGGTCTTCGTGCTGGACGAGGCCGACCTGCGTGGCCGCGCCGCCGCCTGGGCCGCCGCCATGGAGGAGGAGTTCTGGCCCCGGTACGGGATGGGTGGGGGCAGCGCCTTCTATGCGGGCAAGGCCTTCCTCACCACCCGGGTGGCGCGCACGGTCCTGGAGGAGGGCATGGGTATCGACACGGCCAGCCGTTGCGAGCTGGCAGTGGGTCTGGCCGCCCTGCAGGATGTCGACGGCGTGCCGGTCTCGGCGCAGAAGACCGCCGCCGCTCAGGGCGCCTTGCAAGAGGTCGACGGCGTGCCGCCTGCCCTGCAGGACGCCCCCACCCAGGCCACCCGCCTGGGCCTGCACGGCAACGGCAAGACGGAGGCTGAGCTGCGGGTGGCCCTGCAGCACCGCGTGGGGCACCTGGTGCTGGACTCCGCCGCCGAGGTCGATCTGGCCGCCTGCGCGGTCCGCTCCCTGCGGCAGGCTGGGGTCTACGGCCCCCAGGAGCAGGGCAAGGTCATGGTGCGCCTGACCACCGGCGTGCACGCGGGCGGCCACGAGCACATCTCCACCGGCCACGAGGACCAGAAGTTCGGGGTGTCGGTGGCCTCCGGGGAGGCGCGGGAGGTCTGCGAGCGGATCATCGCGGCCCCCGAGCTGGAGCTGCACGGCCTGCACTCCCACATCGGCTCCCAGATCCTGGCCCTGGACGGCTTCCGGCAGGCGGCCCAGGTCGTGCTGCGGCTGCGTCACGAGCTGGCCGCGGCCACCGGCTGGCTGTGCCCGGAGGTGGACCTGGGGGGCGGCCCCGGCATCGCCTACACGGGCGCCGACCCGGTGGCCCCCAGTGCCGCGGAGGTGGCCCGCGCGCTGGCGGAGGTGGTCCGCTCCACCTGCGCTGAGCTGGGCGACGGCGTCCCCCATGTCTCGGTGGAGCCGGGCCGCAGCGTGGTGGGCCCCACCACCGTGATGCTCTACACCGTCACGGGGCTGAAGACGGTCCAGCTGGGGGAGGGGGCCAGTCGGGTCTACGTGAGCGTGGACGGCGGCATGAGCGACAACCTGCGGCCCGCCCTGTACGACGCCGAGTACACGGCCCTGCTGGCCAACCGCCGGCCTGACCCGGCTGTGGGGCTGGTGCGCGCCCGCGTGGTGGGGAAGCACTGTGAGAGCGGGGACGTGGTGGTGCGGGACGTGGACCTGCCTGTGGACCTGGCGGTGGGGGACGTGCTGGCGGTACCCGCGGTAGGTGCCTATGGGCGCTCGATGGCTAATAACTACAACCTGTTTACTCGTCCGGGGGTGGCCTGGGTGGCTGACGGCCAGCAGGGCTGGGTGCTGCGCCCGGAGACCTTGGAGGACCTGCTGCGCCTGGAGGGTGACTGA
- the argS gene encoding arginine--tRNA ligase — translation MTPEELAEAIRTVLAAAVQDGSLSLPAEEVPLPKVERPRSREHGDWATNVAMQLAKKAGTSPRALAETLVDRLAQVDGVASVEVAGPGFLNIRLDAGAAGELARTILQAGDAYGRNSSLAGQHVNLEYVSANPTGPVHLGGARWAAVGDSLARILSACGARVTREYYFNDHGTQIDRFARSLLAAARGQETPEDGYGGAYIAEIAAKVTADERAAGRPEPATLPDAEAAEVFRARGVELMFASIKAELHAFSSDFDVFFHEDSLHESGAVTKAIGKLRERGMIEDRDGATWLRTTEFGDDKDRVLIKSDGQAAYFAADVAYYLDKRSRGADCAIYLLGADHHGYIGRMMAMCAAFGDEPGKNMQILIGQLVNLVKNGEPVRMSKRAGTIVTLEDLVSAVGVDAARYALARVSMDSMIDIDLDVLASASNENPVYYVQYAHARTRNVARNAAAHGVSREAGFDPAALDAPADSQLLGVLARFPAIVAQAAEMREQHRVARYLEELAAAYHTWYAATRVTPRGDDAVDAGHVARLWLNDAVSQVLANGLGLLGVSAPERM, via the coding sequence GTGACCCCAGAAGAGCTTGCTGAAGCGATCCGCACCGTCCTGGCCGCCGCCGTGCAGGACGGCTCCCTGAGCCTCCCCGCCGAGGAGGTGCCCCTGCCCAAGGTCGAGCGCCCGCGCTCCCGGGAGCACGGGGACTGGGCCACCAACGTCGCCATGCAGCTGGCCAAGAAGGCAGGCACCAGCCCACGCGCCCTGGCTGAGACCCTGGTGGACCGCCTGGCGCAGGTCGACGGCGTGGCCTCCGTGGAGGTCGCCGGGCCCGGGTTCCTCAACATCCGCCTCGACGCCGGGGCCGCCGGGGAGCTCGCCCGCACCATCCTGCAGGCCGGGGATGCCTACGGGCGCAACAGCTCCCTGGCCGGGCAGCACGTGAACCTGGAGTACGTCTCCGCCAACCCCACCGGACCTGTGCACCTGGGCGGGGCCCGCTGGGCCGCCGTCGGCGACTCCCTGGCCCGTATCCTCAGCGCCTGCGGGGCCCGGGTCACCCGCGAGTACTACTTCAACGACCACGGCACGCAGATCGACCGTTTTGCCCGCTCCCTGCTGGCCGCCGCCCGCGGGCAGGAGACGCCCGAGGACGGCTACGGCGGCGCCTACATCGCCGAGATCGCTGCCAAGGTAACCGCCGACGAGCGCGCTGCCGGCCGCCCCGAGCCTGCCACCCTGCCTGATGCTGAGGCCGCTGAGGTCTTCCGGGCGCGCGGGGTCGAGCTCATGTTCGCCTCCATCAAGGCCGAGCTGCACGCCTTCAGCTCCGACTTTGACGTGTTCTTCCACGAGGACTCCCTGCACGAGTCCGGCGCCGTCACCAAGGCCATAGGCAAGCTGCGTGAGCGCGGCATGATCGAGGACAGGGACGGGGCCACCTGGCTGCGCACCACCGAGTTCGGGGACGACAAGGACCGCGTCCTGATCAAGTCCGACGGCCAGGCCGCCTACTTTGCCGCCGACGTGGCCTACTACCTGGACAAGCGCTCCCGCGGCGCCGACTGCGCCATCTACCTGCTGGGTGCGGACCACCACGGTTACATCGGGCGCATGATGGCCATGTGCGCGGCCTTCGGTGACGAGCCGGGCAAGAACATGCAGATCCTGATCGGTCAGCTGGTCAACCTGGTCAAGAACGGTGAGCCGGTGCGCATGTCCAAGCGGGCCGGGACCATCGTGACCCTGGAGGACCTGGTCTCCGCCGTCGGGGTGGACGCGGCCCGGTACGCCCTGGCGCGCGTGTCCATGGACTCCATGATCGACATCGACCTGGACGTGCTGGCCTCCGCCAGCAACGAGAACCCTGTCTACTACGTGCAGTACGCCCACGCCCGCACCCGCAACGTGGCGCGCAACGCCGCCGCGCACGGGGTCAGCCGGGAGGCGGGCTTCGACCCGGCGGCCCTGGACGCTCCTGCAGACTCGCAGCTGCTGGGGGTGCTGGCCCGCTTCCCCGCGATCGTGGCGCAGGCGGCGGAGATGCGCGAGCAGCACCGGGTGGCTCGCTACCTGGAGGAGCTGGCTGCCGCCTACCACACCTGGTACGCAGCCACCCGCGTCACCCCGCGGGGGGACGACGCCGTGGACGCCGGTCACGTGGCCCGCCTGTGGCTCAACGACGCAGTCAGCCAGGTGCTGGCCAACGGTCTGGGACTGCTGGGGGTCAGCGCCCCCGAGCGCATGTGA